One genomic region from Streptomyces sp. NBC_00582 encodes:
- a CDS encoding cytochrome b/b6 domain-containing protein: MNPLLNNSSLPKPGRSAYGVASAVLLVLIPIVVLAGGDQVQAFLNFGAGVLSLVCLTCSVIWGLVAQDRLILNTRQRIIAQGIHRVTAVGSIAFLLVHITVKIALEHTVLLAALIPFSQGITGIGFLIGLGSTAGLLMIFVGITGALRNQFAAPAEVAARWRAMHMLAYPALCAALIHGLYAGRAAKPFFMISYQLCLVGVMAALLLRAAPRQFKRRVADKITMMMGTQDRYAMEGLEASRARMAEGDYERPSRSSRASRDDARDAGRGAPQSSSLFGMPAGADTGGGYAAAYRSANMPGGQQPYAGAADQTARMNVSDMQATAAMPRMDTGGSTSGSWPIPSPPPVGEAPPSAYDPLQDTGFNIPVYGNAGPAGYGARDVYDTGETNAQFGTYNSNDTYNSGPASAPSPGASTDNPGSGEPWNTPSGGYR; this comes from the coding sequence ATGAACCCTCTTCTCAACAACAGCTCGCTCCCCAAACCCGGCCGGTCGGCCTACGGGGTGGCCTCGGCTGTCCTCCTGGTCCTCATACCCATCGTGGTGCTCGCCGGCGGGGACCAGGTCCAGGCCTTCCTCAACTTCGGCGCGGGCGTCCTGTCGCTGGTGTGCCTCACCTGCTCGGTCATCTGGGGCCTGGTCGCCCAGGACCGGCTGATCCTCAACACCCGTCAGCGCATCATCGCGCAGGGCATCCACCGGGTGACCGCCGTCGGCTCGATCGCCTTCCTCCTGGTGCACATCACCGTCAAGATCGCGCTGGAGCACACCGTCCTGCTCGCCGCGCTGATCCCGTTCTCCCAGGGCATCACCGGTATCGGCTTCCTGATCGGCCTCGGCTCCACGGCCGGCCTGCTCATGATCTTCGTCGGCATCACCGGCGCCCTGCGCAACCAGTTCGCCGCGCCGGCCGAGGTCGCCGCCCGCTGGCGCGCGATGCACATGCTGGCCTACCCGGCCCTGTGCGCCGCCCTCATCCACGGCCTCTACGCGGGTCGAGCGGCCAAGCCGTTCTTCATGATCTCCTACCAGCTCTGCCTGGTGGGCGTCATGGCGGCCCTGCTGCTGCGTGCCGCCCCGCGCCAGTTCAAGCGCAGGGTCGCCGACAAGATCACCATGATGATGGGCACCCAGGACCGCTACGCCATGGAGGGCCTGGAGGCCTCCCGCGCGCGGATGGCCGAGGGCGACTACGAGCGCCCCTCCCGGTCCTCGCGGGCGTCCCGGGACGACGCACGGGACGCCGGCCGGGGCGCCCCGCAGAGCTCGTCCCTGTTCGGCATGCCGGCCGGCGCGGACACCGGGGGCGGGTACGCCGCCGCCTACCGCTCGGCCAACATGCCCGGCGGGCAGCAGCCGTACGCGGGCGCGGCCGACCAGACCGCGCGGATGAACGTGTCCGACATGCAGGCCACCGCGGCGATGCCCCGCATGGACACCGGCGGCAGCACCTCGGGAAGCTGGCCGATCCCGTCCCCGCCGCCGGTCGGCGAGGCGCCCCCGTCGGCGTACGACCCGCTGCAGGACACCGGTTTCAACATCCCCGTCTACGGCAACGCGGGCCCCGCGGGGTACGGCGCACGTGATGTGTACGACACCGGTGAGACGAACGCCCAGTTCGGCACGTACAACTCGAACGACACGTACAACAGCGGTCCCGCCAGTGCACCATCGCCCGGAGCGTCCACGGACAATCCGGGTTCGGGCGAACCTTGGAACACGCCTTCCGGAGGCTATAGGTGA